In Solanum pennellii chromosome 3, SPENNV200, a single window of DNA contains:
- the LOC107014529 gene encoding acid beta-fructofuranosidase, whose amino-acid sequence MATQCYDPENSASHYTFLPDQPDSGHRKSLKIISGIFLSVFLLLSVAFFPILNNQSPDLQIDSRSPAPPSRGVSQGVSDKTFRDVAGASHVSYAWSNAMLSWQRTAYHFQPQKNWMNDPNGPLYHKGWYHLFYQYNPDSAIWGNITWGHAVSKDLIHWLYLPFAMVPDQWYDINGVWTGSATILPDGQIMMLYTGDTDDYVQVQNLAYPANLSDPLLLDWVKYKGNPVLVPPPGIAVKDFRDPTTAWTGPQNGQWLLTIGSKIGKTGIALVYETSNFTSFKLLDGVLHAVPGTGMWECVDFYPVSTKKTNGLDTSYNGPGVKHVLKASLDDNKQDHYAIGTYDLTKNKWTPDNPELDCGIGLRLDYGKYYASKTFYDPKKQRRVLWGWIGETDSESADLQKGWASVQSIPRTVLYDKKTGTHLLQWPVEEIESLRVGDPIVKQVDLQPGSIELLRVDSAAELDIEVSFEVDKVALQGIIEADHVGFSCSTSGGAASRGILGPFGVIVIADQTLSELTPVYFYISKGADGRAETHFCADQTRSSEAPGVGKQVYGSSVPVLDGEKHSMRLLVDHSIVESFAQGGRTVITSRIYPTKAVNGAARLFVFNNATGASVTASVKIWSLESANIRSFPLQDL is encoded by the exons ATGGCCACCCAGTGTTATGACCCCGAAAACTCCGCCTCTCACTACACATTCCTCCCGGATCAACCCGATTCCGGCCACCGGAAGTCCCTTAAAATCATCTCCGGCATTTTCCTCTCCGTTTTCCTTTTGCTTTCTGTAGCCTTCTTTCCGATCCTCAACAACCAGTCACCGGACTTGCAAATCGACTCCCGTTCGCCGGCGCCGCCGTCAAGAGGTGTTTCTCAGGGAGTCTCCGATAAAACTTTTCGAGATGTAGCCGGGGCTAGTCACGTTTCTTATGCGTGGTCCAATGCTATGCTTAGCTGGCAAAGAACTGCTTACCATTTTCAACCTCAAAAAAATTGGATGAACG ATCCTAATG GACCATTGTATCACAAGGGATGGTACCACCTTTTTTATCAATACAATCCAGATTCAGCTATTTGGGGAAATATCACATGGGGCCATGCTGTATCCAAGGACTTGATCCACTGGCTCTACTTGCCTTTTGCCATGGTTCCTGATCAATGGTATGATATTAACGGTGTCTGGACTGGGTCCGCTACCATCCTACCCGATGGTCAGATCATGATGCTTTATACCGGTGACACTGATGATTATGTGCAAGTGCAAAATCTTGCGTACCCCGCCAACTTATCTGATCCTCTCCTTCTAGACTGGGTCAAGTACAAAGGCAACCCGGTTCTGGTTCCTCCACCCGGCATTGCTGTCAAGGACTTTAGAGACCCGACTACTGCTTGGACCGGACCGCAAAATGGGCAATGGCTGTTAACAATCGGGTCTAAGATTGGTAAAACGGGTATTGCACTTGTTTATGAAACTTCCAACTTCACAAGCTTTAAGCTATTGGATGGAGTGCTGCATGCGGTTCCGGGTACGGGTATGTGGGAGTGTGTGGACTTTTACCCGGTATCTACTAAAAAAACAAATGGGTTGGACACATCATATAACGGGCCGGGTGTAAAGCATGTTTTAAAAGCAAGTTTAGATGACAATAAGCAAGATCATTATGCTATTGGTACGTATGACTTGACAAAGAACAAATGGACGCCCGATAACCCGGAATTGGATTGTGGAATTGGGTTGAGACTAGACTATGGGAAATATTATGCATCAAAGACTTTTTATGACCCGAAGAAACAACGAAGAGTACTGTGGGGATGGATTGGGGAAACTGACAGTGAATCTGCTGACCTGCAGAAGGGATGGGCATCTGTACAG AGTATTCCAAGGACAGTGCTTTACGACAAGAAGACAGGGACACATCTACTTCAGTGGCCAGTGGAAGAAATTGAAAGCTTAAGAGTGGGTGATCCTATTGTTAAGCAAGTCGATCTTCAACCAGGCTCAATTGAGCTACTCCGTGTTGACTCAGCTGCAGAG TTGGATATAGAAGTCTCATTTGAAGTGGACAAAGTCGCGCTTCAGGGAATAATTGAAGCAGATCATGTAGGTTTCAGTTGCTCTACTAGTGGAGGTGCTGCTAGCAGAGGCATTTTGGGACCATTTGGTGTCATAGTAATTGCTGATCAAACGCTATCTGAGCTAACGCCAGTTTACTTCTACATTTCTAAAGGAGCTGATGGTCGTGCAGAGACTCACTTCTGTGCTGATCAAACTAG ATCCTCAGAGGCTCCGGGAGTTGGTAAACAAGTTTATGGTAGTTCAGTACCTGTGTTGGACGGTGAAAAACACTCAATGAGATTATTG GTGGATCACTCAATTGTGGAGAGCTTTGCTCAAGGAGGAAGAACAGTCATAACATCGCGAATTTACCCAACAAAGGCAGTAAATGGAGCAGCACGACTCTTCGTTTTCAACAATGCCACAGGGGCTAGCGTTACTGCCTCCGTCAAGATTTGGTCACTTGAGTCAGCTAATATTCGATCCTTCCCTTTGCAAGACTTGTAA